A genomic region of Cygnus atratus isolate AKBS03 ecotype Queensland, Australia chromosome 13, CAtr_DNAZoo_HiC_assembly, whole genome shotgun sequence contains the following coding sequences:
- the LOC118245411 gene encoding transforming growth factor beta activator LRRC32-like, with amino-acid sequence MLRLGARLAGPRCLLLCLLPAVLRAQPGWEGRPKPLPCQQSPTKVSCKGAGLHSFPEELGQGVKYLELSNNFIRNLSESRMRGFGQLEHLDVCFNQLEAVSGAALAQLPQLRSLLLGSNRLDRNYLANGRAFGLLSNIEVLDLSANNLESHMAGWYLSSLSTLKKLDLSGNRMTRLPAGIFWSTPALSELNLSNNYIMEIEEGAFGALEELEVVNLAFNSLHCISGFSLRQLRVLNLSHNALELFVSEDGEEPYLLQVLDLSHNRLLYFPELPKAHYLTHLNLSNNLIASLAPSSRHPAAFALHYDELARFNGSSSTTAGLTRVADLDLSNNQLQLFPFSFFHGLSSLHNLSVATNCLQDVTRETLTGGTEGDSVATSQENVSLSVRSLDLHDNLIRALPRWFFDFLPQLETIDLGSNSLQPCESRGGDRGGTSGGGPHGAGPCTAFYNVPHLKHLSLYRNNITRLQPYAFNQTSLLSLDLSENTGLSLPKAALGGLELSLQELWLRGNQMGDGTAELPCLGALKALDLSGNRLSLLPAGLFCSSLESLDVRDNNLPALAKLAVASWARSLRVLWVAGNPFSCCGLGWLDTLRAARVRLPDLDRALCAYRHRRGNFSAPLSSHPWWPCPRPKGALAALVVVLSILLCLGYGACCLLRRGQKPPGCGALRGSRVGGFVPHPKTEKAAKERPADGDTKV; translated from the exons ATGCTCCGGCTGGGAGCCCGGCTCGCCGGGCCACGATgcttgctgctctgcctgctcccggCCGTCCTcagagcccagcctggctgggaggggaggcCCAAGCCCCTGCCGTGCCAGCAG AGCCCCACGAAGGTGTCATGCAAGGGTGCTGgcctgcacagctttccagaggAGCTTGGCCAAGGAGTGAAGTACCTCGAGCTCTCCAACAACTTCATCCGAAACCTGTCGGAGAGCCGCATGCGGGGGTTCGGGCAGCTCGAGCACCTGGACGTGTGCTTCAACCAGCTGGAGGCGGTGTCGGGAGCCGCCCTGGCTCAGCTCCCCCAGCTGCGCTCTCTCCTCCTGGGCTCCAACCGCCTGGACCGCAATTACCTCGCTAACGGGCGAGCCTTCGGCTTGCTCAGCAACATCGAGGTCCTGGACCTGTCGGCAAACAACCTGGAGAGCCACATGGCGGGCTGGTACCTCAGCAGCCTCAGCACGCTGAAGAAGCTGGACCTGTCCGGGAACAGGATGACGAGGCTGCCCGCGGGCATCTTCTGGAGCACGCCGGCGCTGAGCGAGCTCAACCTCAGCAACAACTACATCATGGAAATCGAGGAGGGAGCCTTTGGGgctctggaggagctggaggtggtGAACCTGGCCTTCAATTCCCTCCACTGCATCTCCGGCTTCAGCCTCAGGCAGCTGCGAGTTTTAAACCTGAGCCACAACGCCCTGGAGCTCTTCGTCTCGGAGGACGGAGAGGAACCCTACCTGCTTCAGGTGCTCGACCTGAGCCACAACAGGCTCCTCTATTTCCCAGAGCTCCCCAAAGCGCATTACCTCACGCACTTAAACCTCTCCAACAACCTCATTGCCTCGCTGGCCCCGAGCTCACGCCACCCAGCAGCGTTCGCGCTGCACTACGACGAGCTGGCGAGGTTTAACGGGTCCTCCAGCACCACAGCTGGCCTCACCCGTGTGGCTGACTTGGATCTCAGCAATaaccagctgcagctgttcccattttctttcttccatggCCTGAGCTCTCTGCACAACCTCAGCGTGGCCACGAATTGTCTCCAGGACGTAACGAGGGAGACGCTTACAGGTGGCACAGAAGGGGACAGCGTGGCCACCTCGCAGGAGAACGTGTCCCTCTCCGTGCGCTCTCTGGACCTCCACGACAACCTCATCCGCGCCTTGCCACGTTGGTTTTTTGATTTTCTGCCCCAGCTGGAAACGATCGACCTGGGCTCCAACAGCCTCCAGCCCTGTGAGAGCCGGGGAGGTGACCGTGGGGGGACGTCAGGAGGGGGCCCTCACGGGGCAGGACCCTGCACCGCCTTCTACAACGTCCCCCACCTGAAGCACCTCAGCCTCTACAGGAACAACATCACCCGGCTGCAGCCCTACGCCTTCAACCAGACCTCGCTGCTCTCCCTAGACCTGTCCGAGAACACGGGCTtgtccctgcccaaggcagccctggggggcCTGGAGCTctccctgcaggagctctgGCTGCGGGGGAACCAGATGGGGGACGGCACGGCAGAGCTCCCCTGCCTGGGCGCGCTCAAAGCCTTGGACCTCTCGGGCAATCGCTTGAGCCTTTTGCCCGCGGGTCTTTTCTGCTCCTCGCTGGAAAGCCTGGACGTCCGCGACAACAACCTGCCGGCGCTGGCCAAGCTGGCCGTGGCGAGCTGGGCCCGCAGCCTGCGGGTGCTGTGGGTGGCCGGGAACCCCTTCAGCTGCTGCGGGCTGGGCTGGTTGGACACGCTGCGGGCGGCGCGCGTCCGCCTGCCCGACCTGGACCGGGCGCTCTGCGCCTACCGCCACCGCCGCGGCAACTTCTCGGCCCCGCTCAGCAGCCACCCCTGGTGGCCCTGCCCGCGTCCCAAAGGGGCGCTGGCGGcgctggtggtggtgctgagcatcctgctGTGCCTGGGCTACGGGGCGTGCTGCCTCCTGAGGAGGGGGCAGAAGCCGCCGGGGTGCGGGGCTCTGCGGGGCAGCAGGGTGGGCGGCTTCGTGCCCCATCCCAAAACGGAGAAGGCAGCCAAGGAGAGGCCAGCAGATGGTGACACTAAAGTGTAG